A window of the Dyadobacter pollutisoli genome harbors these coding sequences:
- a CDS encoding phage holin family protein encodes MLSQLEEIKDTLFKYFETRIDLFKIETRDKIERAVVMAIYAAILLCLGLTVLILVVILLGTFLNKWLHSAYLGYVILLGVFILKLVITVIWREGIVRFIRRIIVRFVMVKEE; translated from the coding sequence ATGTTAAGTCAATTAGAGGAAATCAAGGACACACTTTTTAAATATTTCGAGACTCGTATCGATCTATTTAAAATTGAGACAAGAGATAAGATAGAACGTGCGGTCGTGATGGCGATCTACGCTGCGATCCTACTTTGTCTGGGATTGACCGTGCTGATACTAGTGGTCATTTTACTGGGTACTTTCCTGAATAAATGGCTTCACAGTGCCTATTTGGGATATGTTATTCTACTGGGCGTATTTATTCTGAAGCTGGTTATTACCGTTATCTGGCGAGAAGGGATCGTACGTTTTATACGCAGGATCATCGTACGGTTTGTAATGGTTAAGGAAGAATAA
- a CDS encoding phage holin family protein, giving the protein MKLLLRLVISTLAVLVAANLVPGVVVASTGTAIIVAIVLGILNTFLKPVLQILALPITILTLGLFYFVVNVFIIYLASSLIDGFSVNGFIPALLFGLVVSVVSAILGMFLD; this is encoded by the coding sequence ATGAAATTACTCCTACGTCTTGTAATCAGTACTTTGGCAGTCCTGGTTGCGGCTAATCTTGTTCCGGGGGTTGTGGTTGCCAGCACAGGCACTGCCATCATTGTTGCCATTGTATTGGGAATACTCAATACTTTTCTGAAACCCGTTCTGCAGATTTTAGCGCTGCCCATTACGATCCTCACGCTGGGACTCTTCTATTTCGTAGTCAATGTCTTTATTATTTACCTCGCGTCCTCACTGATCGACGGATTTTCGGTGAACGGGTTCATCCCCGCTTTGCTATTCGGTCTGGTCGTTTCTGTTGTTTCTGCCATTCTTGGTATGTTTTTGGATTAG
- the hisIE gene encoding bifunctional phosphoribosyl-AMP cyclohydrolase/phosphoribosyl-ATP diphosphatase HisIE — MSDTFSTIDFDKSADGLVPAIIQDVNTSKVLMLGYMNAEALDKTKKEGTVTFFSRSKQRLWTKGETSGNFLFVNGITADCDGDTILIKATPAGPTCHTGSDTCFGEKNSQDTRIGEASFLNYLQKEVIRERKLNPSDESYTSSLFKRGINKIAQKVGEEAVEVVIEAKDDDNDLFKNEVSDLLFHLLVLLEQKNIDLDEVISVLRSRHQ, encoded by the coding sequence ATGAGCGATACCTTTTCAACCATTGATTTTGATAAATCGGCCGACGGGCTGGTGCCAGCGATCATTCAGGATGTTAATACCAGCAAAGTCCTGATGTTGGGTTATATGAATGCGGAAGCATTGGACAAAACCAAAAAGGAGGGCACAGTAACATTCTTCAGCCGAAGCAAACAACGTTTGTGGACGAAGGGTGAAACGTCCGGTAACTTTCTTTTTGTGAACGGAATAACCGCCGACTGTGACGGAGATACGATACTGATTAAGGCTACACCGGCGGGACCAACATGCCACACGGGCTCCGATACCTGTTTTGGGGAAAAAAATAGTCAGGATACACGAATCGGGGAAGCTTCTTTTCTCAACTATCTGCAGAAGGAAGTGATCCGAGAAAGAAAATTAAACCCTTCCGACGAGTCGTACACGAGCAGCCTTTTCAAAAGAGGGATCAACAAGATTGCGCAAAAGGTTGGTGAGGAAGCTGTGGAAGTAGTGATAGAAGCGAAGGATGACGACAATGATCTTTTCAAGAATGAGGTTTCGGATCTTTTGTTTCACCTTTTGGTCTTGCTCGAACAAAAAAACATTGACTTAGATGAGGTAATTAGCGTACTTCGTAGCCGTCACCAATAA
- the hisH gene encoding imidazole glycerol phosphate synthase subunit HisH translates to MKTVIIKYNAGNVQSVMYALDRIGASYLYTDDVAEIRSADKVIFPGVGEASTTMNYLRKVGLDKVIPSLKQPFFGTCIGMQLMCRFSEENNTECMGIFDVDVKRFPAAPGIKVPHMGWNNISGYKTALTNDIPDNAYVYFVHSYAAPVCDYTVASCDYVQPFSAMLHKDNFYAAQFHCEISGDAGQKIMENFLKI, encoded by the coding sequence ATGAAAACCGTAATAATCAAATATAACGCAGGGAATGTGCAGTCGGTGATGTACGCGCTGGACCGTATCGGGGCCAGTTACCTGTACACCGACGACGTGGCAGAGATCAGATCGGCCGACAAAGTCATTTTTCCGGGAGTGGGAGAAGCCAGTACCACCATGAATTATCTGCGTAAAGTGGGTCTGGACAAGGTGATACCGTCATTGAAGCAGCCGTTTTTTGGAACATGCATTGGTATGCAGCTAATGTGCCGTTTTTCCGAAGAAAATAACACTGAATGCATGGGCATCTTTGACGTAGACGTGAAACGGTTCCCTGCTGCGCCCGGAATAAAAGTGCCACATATGGGCTGGAATAACATTTCAGGGTACAAAACTGCATTGACCAACGATATTCCCGACAACGCCTACGTTTATTTTGTACATAGCTACGCGGCACCGGTTTGCGACTATACCGTAGCCAGCTGTGATTATGTACAGCCTTTCAGTGCAATGCTCCATAAAGACAATTTTTACGCAGCGCAGTTCCATTGCGAAATAAGCGGTGATGCCGGGCAGAAAATAATGGAGAACTTTTTGAAAATTTGA
- the hisA gene encoding 1-(5-phosphoribosyl)-5-[(5-phosphoribosylamino)methylideneamino]imidazole-4-carboxamide isomerase: MIEIIPAIDLIEGKCVRLTQGDYSQKTIYNENPVDVAMEFEDAGIKRLHLVDLDGAKAKKVINWKVLERIASKTKLHIDFGGGVQSDDDLKVVFESGAKQVTGGSIAVKQPEVFENWLAVYGGDRIILGADAKKEKVAVSGWEEGTEIWVYDFVEKWVEKGVKYTISTDVAKDGLLQGPSFDLYKNMQDKCPDLKIIASGGISGLEDVEKLAEMNIYGVIIGKAIYENRISLADLRRFTV, translated from the coding sequence ATGATTGAAATTATACCCGCCATTGACCTGATCGAAGGGAAATGTGTACGCCTTACCCAGGGAGATTACAGCCAGAAAACCATATATAACGAAAACCCCGTGGATGTAGCGATGGAGTTTGAAGATGCAGGCATCAAGCGGCTGCATTTGGTGGACCTGGACGGAGCGAAGGCGAAAAAAGTGATCAATTGGAAGGTATTGGAAAGGATTGCTTCCAAAACAAAACTACATATAGACTTTGGCGGTGGCGTGCAATCGGACGATGATCTGAAGGTTGTTTTTGAAAGCGGCGCCAAGCAGGTGACCGGGGGTAGTATTGCGGTAAAGCAGCCGGAGGTTTTCGAAAACTGGCTTGCGGTTTACGGAGGAGACAGGATCATTTTGGGAGCCGATGCCAAAAAGGAAAAGGTAGCAGTGAGCGGCTGGGAAGAGGGAACGGAGATCTGGGTTTACGATTTCGTGGAGAAGTGGGTGGAAAAAGGAGTTAAATACACCATTAGCACCGATGTCGCGAAAGACGGTCTGCTGCAAGGCCCTTCTTTTGACCTGTATAAAAATATGCAGGACAAATGCCCAGATCTTAAAATAATAGCCAGCGGTGGAATCAGCGGATTAGAGGATGTGGAGAAACTGGCAGAAATGAATATTTATGGTGTGATCATTGGCAAGGCGATCTATGAAAACAGGATTAGTCTAGCCGATTTACGACGTTTTACAGTTTAG
- the hisF gene encoding imidazole glycerol phosphate synthase subunit HisF, giving the protein MLTKRIIPCLDVKDGRTVKGVNFVNLRDAGDAVELGALYAAHGADELVYLDITATIDGRSTFIDLVRRVAHTINIPFTVGGGISSIADVSALLHAGADKVSINSAAVKNPDLINELSLEFGSQCIVVAIDTRYIATDNGEEHIVHTHGGRKPTKLRTIPWAKEVEERGAGEILLTSMDTDGTKAGFALELTSTVSGNANIPVIASGGAGSMEHFYDVFTTGKADAGLAASIFHFREIDIPDLKQYLHEQNLPIRMTR; this is encoded by the coding sequence ATGCTCACAAAAAGGATAATTCCCTGTCTGGACGTAAAGGATGGCCGGACGGTCAAAGGCGTCAATTTCGTAAATCTCCGGGATGCCGGGGATGCCGTGGAGCTGGGCGCTCTTTATGCCGCACATGGCGCCGATGAACTGGTGTACCTCGATATTACGGCTACCATTGACGGTCGCTCTACTTTTATTGACCTCGTTCGCCGGGTGGCCCATACGATCAATATTCCGTTTACAGTCGGTGGCGGGATTTCGTCCATTGCGGATGTTTCTGCATTACTGCATGCCGGAGCCGACAAGGTTTCAATTAATTCGGCAGCTGTAAAAAATCCGGATCTGATCAATGAGCTGTCGCTGGAATTTGGAAGTCAATGTATCGTGGTCGCCATAGACACCCGCTACATCGCGACGGATAACGGGGAGGAGCACATTGTACATACGCACGGGGGCAGGAAACCTACCAAGTTACGGACTATCCCCTGGGCCAAAGAGGTAGAGGAACGCGGGGCAGGTGAGATTTTGCTTACTTCTATGGATACTGACGGTACGAAAGCCGGATTTGCATTGGAATTGACTTCGACTGTTTCGGGCAATGCCAATATTCCGGTGATCGCATCGGGAGGCGCGGGGAGTATGGAACATTTTTATGATGTGTTTACGACCGGAAAGGCCGACGCGGGACTTGCAGCCAGTATTTTTCACTTCCGGGAAATTGATATCCCCGATCTGAAACAGTACCTGCACGAGCAAAACCTGCCGATTCGAATGACGCGCTAG